AATTATTAAGTAAAATAAATCAAGTTTTATTAAGTATTAATTGGACATGAGATAAAATTACCGTTTATTCAAAGTATAGAGTGCACTATTTTATAAGTGATATATTattttcccctcaaaaaaagaaaagtgaTATATTCTTTTTGTATAATATTTTACGTATATTTAGGTAATTATATCACTTTTAGTTAGATATTAAAGCTtaattatgttaaatttttatatGTAGCTAGAAATCTATTAATATTTTCTAAcatatttgatttttatgaacATCTTGCACgtataaggtgtacaataaattttattttatacattatttgtgattttgaaggaataattttattaaaatggaaaatcttatcactaaaaaatacataaattttACATATATCAGGGTAactttaaacattttgagtaaCTTTTactcggtgtacaatattttgTTGTAAACCACTTTTAAATAAGAAGTATTCGTatcaaatatttttaattaaaataaataaattagaatgCATCAGAAAATAACACATGTCATTCTTGATgtgtcttttaatatatagtaattgattcgtttttttttaaattttaatatagATGAGAACTAAATATACTCATAGAACCATAAAAGCTATGTCTTCCAACGATGAGGCTATCCAGTGTCAGGTCCTTATGCTAGAGAATGGGGGTTGTCCGACAGGAACAGTGCCTATTAGAAGAGTGAGCATGGATGATCTTGTTCAAATTAAAACCGCCACAAAAAATTATGACATGAGAACAACATCAAACTCTCTACTAACTCAACCTGGACAACAAGTAAGTTATTTTTTTCTTCATAATTAActaatgttaaattttaaatgtaGATCACCCATCGGGTGCATTAAAATCTATTACTCCCTTCAACATTTTTTATTGTGTGAAAATACGAGTATTAAGAAATTGCATGCGTTtgtaagaagaaaaaaaaaatcaaaacacatgCATTGTTGACTTGGACTTGCTGTCAACTGGTGCCTCTCAAAAAACCCACAAGGTTAACATAAGCTTCTTGTCAAGTTGAACAATAACTTGACATAGGTCATTGGTAATTTGGCGTTAAGCTGTAGTGTTAATTATTTTGCCTAATTTTTCGGATTAATTAATTGCTATTTAATTTATGCCCATTATTTGATAATATTTAAAACTCATTGTTTCATTTTACTTCCTTGGCTGGTTTTACTTGTTTCATTCAGCTAATTTTGTGAGAGTTTCTTAGTTTAAAGTAGGGAAAGAAGATGAGACACATGGAGTAACGATAatgttaattaataaaaaaaaagataaacatTTTTTTACAATTGTCGATAtatgtgttaataataaaatttaggggtggttaaaattattaattgtgTAGGAGAGAGAATTTGATGTATGATTTATGTAAAAAGTAGGTGAGAGAGTATGGTGACTTTGGGAAAATGTTTGGGTGACTctaagggtgagtttatccctcaGACTCAAACCCAATATTCAGACTGTGCCACATCAGCTTTCCACTAACTTTTACCTTCTTTTAATTCTTCAGACTCACTccagactcattccaattttaTACTTTATCCCTCAGACTCTCTCCAGACTCTCTACCAAAAGTATAAGTTaccgttgttttttttttttttaggaacaAAGTTACCGTTGCTTGCATTGAATGAATACCAAAATGGGAAGTTTAATTACTTGTGGGGCCCACAACCAAGTCTGAGATTGAGTTTGGGAAACCAAAACTCCTTCCCAGACTCCACTTCTCTTTTGTACCAAATAACGGTAGTCTGGAGGCAGACTCACCAAAGTCTGCACTCAGACTTGTTGTTCCAGACTACCGATATTCTTACCCTAAGGGTTGATAACTTTTAAGATACATACTATCTCCGTTCAAAAGATATTTACACTTTCATTTTAGTATGTTTCATAATGGtttttacactttgctttattctattttttgacatGAATATCCTTTTTCACTCACAATATTTACACTATCCTTTTTCACTcacaatatttacaaatttgaactcattttctcttagtttatttttttcttacattCACCGAGCTTTTTATACaattctcttactttatccatatttattatattcaaccaactttttttaaaactttttcttaatatttgtgcaaatagtaatcgtaaagatatttatgaaacggagtagtataacataaaataatatataagtgtaattaattggagagagaaagtgttatAAGGTAAAGTTTCAATGCATTTGTAACCCATTAGAATTCAACATTGAAAGGGTTTTCCACCCTTAGGGTCACTCTATTATTGTCCGTGAATTTGAGTCAAGGTTGTGGAAGAAAAATAAGGGGTTAGAGTAAGAGGTGGGTCAAGTTAGTGGAAGATAAGACAGAAGAAGATGAAGGATAAGAGAGAAGTTAGTTTACACTTGACTGTAGATCAACGATGCATATGGTCTCGATCAGTGTTATGTACGTTTATAGGGAATGGGAGAAAATAAATGATTGTTTAatagaaaaatacaaaaaaaaaatggatgtGATGATAGTTGGGTGGAAAAGGGAAAATTGTTGAAGAAAAATAATCttgctttttttctttttttcttttgacacGAATTtcggaaaagtgggaaaagtgtatagctaaaaatagaaataggaGAACGTTTTTTGAAACATCCgaagagaaaaacaaaaaacatttTGTGGAACGGAAGGAGATACCTATTAAATACCATAactaataaacaaaaaaatgacCAATGATAAATTAGCAAATTTTATTTATCCATTTTAACTTGGTAATAAAATTAGCAAAGTTTTGCTAGTAGTgtcttttttaaaaataatttcagtTATCCATTTTTATTAACCTTTTGCTTTCACAGTTTGCAATCGTTCAAACCAATTCCGACTCAAGAACAACAAAATATTACGGGGTAAGAGGTATATTCAATTATTATCAGTTACCACGGGTTAGAGCACCTCAATACTCTTCCGGGGAAATTATTATTCGTAATGGAGATGACATGATAAAAGTGGGATGGACGGTAAGTAACTAACCAATCAATTATATATTTACATAGTCGGATTAAATCACTATTTTCATATTGTGTTGTTAATATGTGTTTTATCCATATATAGGTTAATCCAGCATTAAACAAGGATAACATCGCGCACATGTTTCAATATTTAAGTGTAAGTTTTCAGTATTTATTTGGGAACATTTGTCAAATACAATTTAATAAAGTTGTCCCGTTGTTAAATACAATCCCAAACTTTCAACTTATAAactacaaccttaaacttacaTCTCCACGTTAATTACAAACCTGTGTCATTTTTCAGCAAAATTAATCATAATATGATGTCATTAATCTTATTAAAAtacaattaaataatttttctaaaaaaaaggaataacttatgcttaatttgtttatgttttttttcgaattatttAAAATCTGTTTAGAGCCTTTtcgaaaaatttaattttaataattctaCCTTTGACCgggtttcttttattaatcccaagtatgagttttttttttcaataatccaaacttttggACCTATTCTCTTTTAACAGTCCTAACAGATAACCAACCCACTATAGCAGGTTACCTTGACAAGTGTCACTCTCTTATTGgtctaacttttaaaaaaaaatcttttcctccttttctttctttcaaaCCGACATACTCTTCTCCTTCAATGATCTGACAACTGAGTGAGGCAAATTGTTCGTGAGTGAGCTTGTGGGGGTgaatgagtaattaaaaaaaataacaggTTCTTCAGGTGGACGGTCTTAAGAGACCATCAAAAGAGAATAGGtccaaaaggttggattatttataaaaaaaaaaatatgtcgtataTGTGGGAATAATAAAAGAGAAATGCATgcccaaaggttggattattatatATTGACATTATATTCCAATGGTTTTTGCCGAAAAAATGACTCGGTGTTCTAATTTAAAGTAAGGTATAAATTTACGGTTGTAATTTACAAATATGAaagtttgaggttgtaattggcaaatagacAATTAATTTTATTAGGTTGTCTTTGGAAAATTTTCCATTTATTTTCCAATATtataattcaaatttcaaattagaaaatataattattcatttttattatgtaactaaaacaaatatgtacttaattaataaatttttgtataggctggCCAATCACATTGTTTTAATACATTGTGTCCTGGATTTGTGAGTACTAATAAAGATGTATCAATTGATGCTGGACTTGTTGGCAGCTCAAAAAGAGGGGGGCTACAAAGAGTAattagtttatttatttatcaggTATGGAGTAATTAACATTATCTAATAAAAGATTTATATACTTGCTCCATTCTAATAATATTGTACCATgttgacttttacactattcatattgtatcaataatatgatttatttgtgGAAAAGGTATAATCATATGAActtttgttagattcatatcggtacatattttacaaatatcaatttatttttttacttttagttatgCATAATTCGAGATATCTATTGCTTTATATTAAAACAGACATCATGAATAACACATGTCACTTCCTTGTGCAAAATCTTCTCGCTATAAAACTTTTTTCTTAAACAAATCTATATGTTCAATTTCCTATCATAGTTTATTGgataaaagaaaatatttgtttataaattatggaaataatagaagttatataataataatttgtaAAAATGATTTTTcgtaatattttattcaaatcggaatattaataatgaaaaatattactccctccgtatttatttaagagatacactcgGCCGGGCAcgtgtattaagaagaagaattgaatgaaataaaataaagcaagtggggttggatagatattttaataattaaacaagtggggaccatgtaaTTTTGGTGGGTGGGAGGTGGGGAGCATATATAAAGTATGTAATACATAATAGGAcaaaaataatttgtagatGCTTAAATGAGTATGtgtaagatttattaattattccTGAACTTTATGAAGAGAAATATTTCAGTCAAAAGCtccatatatattattaaaaaaataataatttttaaaaaatatccgTGGTGTGCACGAGATCTAATCTAGTTAAACGCTACCTATTGAAATATAAttagaacggaggaagtatactcTTTTTTTGTTATATAAAAAATGTGATAGCTATTGACCTGGATGTTATGTAAatgaaaaggatgcaaaaacaaaaaattggtGGCTTGAGATATGTGGCATAGTCCTTGGATATTGGCCGCAACAAATATTCACTAAAATGGCAGATGGAGCTACTTACGTTGCAGTGGGAGGGGAAGCATTCAATTTGCCGAGTCAACCTCTTCCGCCTATGGGAAATGGGTATTACCCGTCTGAAGAGTTGGGCATAACTGCATTTTGGCATAACTTTACAGTTTTGGATTCAAATCATCAACATATTATTCCTCAACAAACAGAAAAGTACACAACTGATTGGCATTATGGCGTCTATGATATGATGCATGGCAAAGAAGGAAGAACTATATGTTATGGTGGAACTACTATGTAATTAAACATCATTAAATAATAcattgtgtagacacctacttttgtccccattcccacaagggaaaggttcgatgatgaaagcataaatctccacttgacaacgcatctcctataaaataaacaaatctcgattccccatttcatttcacccgaaacctgctatttatggaaacctgctaaaatagtaactgtcataaaaggtagcttctaaaagtgacaaatcataaaggatagaaacctgtcagaattaggtgttgcattccaacataaatcctaaatgagatagaaaactgcgagaatcctattcctaatatgattcggaaataagagttacgtattaattaaaatcctaacgagcctagagttcgtaacgggcccagacgcattccgtcataaaattgatacgcgctaaaagactcgattaaatctcaaactctacggatttcaggaatccgaatctgactaaagaaaacagcccagaccctattttcaacgcctggctctgggcgccgaaatcttcggcgcccaggcctgggcgctgaaaatacctgggtacgtgttttttcctaattctttgtggattagaactctgcaattctatctttccacgaactcttccctataaatagacccctaaattcgacgtgaaaggaacacacaacacaacacaattatattctgagtattgactctaacccttagcctaagcctctcgctgcgaaattgttcacgtgttctgtcgcaatcgatccataaatcgaacagaacgtatcccgtcccataattgagattcgttaaataaaaaggagaaatagcaaagtcaaagtggttagttttctgagaaccgtgacgcacctctcaaaggtgcgtcgtaatgtgtctcttttcgatgatttaactactttcctcgccctttttatgaactgttaaactaacctaatctgattgttctatcacgcctaacaaatataatatttttgggaaatcggattatcatgctaggtcccttaattctatttaaatcagataatcacgatcgaattcaCTACGACAGAAATTGCATTTAACAGCGCTTAATAATGCATTTAACAGCGCTTCTTGAAGCGCTGTTGATGGCTtcgctattaaaagtaaaaggtacatttaatagcgcttttcaaAAGCGCTGTCATATGTAACATCtaggataattcaaatgtttctttCATAGCACATTATAAACGCTATTAAAGAAACGCTGTTGAAGATTTGGCGCCATCTTTcaaattattttctaatagcGGATGTTAAGAAGCGCTGTTAaagttttgtttaatttttttttttaattatttataatatCGCTGCCTACCTGAAAagcatttcatttttttccgCAAAATAAAACCATATATTGAAGAGTAGTGAATAGTTGAATATTAATTCCCAAACCTCAATGGAAAGAATTTTTACAAGTCATCCTAATAAAACAGATTACATAGGTCAcaaataaaattctaaacattaaactacgcaaaatacattaattaatAAAGTTGTATGTTTGTTGGTTCATTCAACGTAACCTAGCCATTATACATTTGTTGAACAACATGGCGCACCCACTCAACTCTTACTTCGTCAATCTGCTCCGTGTCATAACTTGGAAACTGACAATCTGAAAAGTACTGCGAAACAATAGGGGTATAAGATATTCATACATATATAGATGGGAAAAAACCCGTAAGAATTAGTATTACAATAAACAATA
This sequence is a window from Spinacia oleracea cultivar Varoflay chromosome 1, BTI_SOV_V1, whole genome shotgun sequence. Protein-coding genes within it:
- the LOC110786668 gene encoding uncharacterized protein isoform X1, which produces MKRVYLVVVLLLVVNIGTRGIVEEENDLQKQYQPLEQSSIKTIKTANGVIYDCVDFYKQPAFKHPMLKNHTLYPQMRTKYTHRTIKAMSSNDEAIQCQVLMLENGGCPTGTVPIRRVSMDDLVQIKTATKNYDMRTTSNSLLTQPGQQFAIVQTNSDSRTTKYYGVRGIFNYYQLPRVRAPQYSSGEIIIRNGDDMIKVGWTVNPALNKDNIAHMFQYLSAGQSHCFNTLCPGFVSTNKDVSIDAGLVGSSKRGGLQRVISLFIYQDAKTKNWWLEICGIVLGYWPQQIFTKMADGATYVAVGGEAFNLPSQPLPPMGNGYYPSEELGITAFWHNFTVLDSNHQHIIPQQTEKYTTDWHYGVYDMMHGKEGRTICYGGTTM
- the LOC110786668 gene encoding uncharacterized protein isoform X2 — translated: MKRVYLVVVLLLVVNIGTRGIVEEENDLQKQYQPLEQSSIKTIKTANGVIYDCVDFYKQPAFKHPMLKNHTLYPQCQVLMLENGGCPTGTVPIRRVSMDDLVQIKTATKNYDMRTTSNSLLTQPGQQFAIVQTNSDSRTTKYYGVRGIFNYYQLPRVRAPQYSSGEIIIRNGDDMIKVGWTVNPALNKDNIAHMFQYLSAGQSHCFNTLCPGFVSTNKDVSIDAGLVGSSKRGGLQRVISLFIYQDAKTKNWWLEICGIVLGYWPQQIFTKMADGATYVAVGGEAFNLPSQPLPPMGNGYYPSEELGITAFWHNFTVLDSNHQHIIPQQTEKYTTDWHYGVYDMMHGKEGRTICYGGTTM
- the LOC110786668 gene encoding uncharacterized protein isoform X3; this encodes MKRVYLVVVLLLVVNIGTRGIVEEENDLQKQYQPLEQSSIKTIKTANGVIYDCVDFYKQPAFKHPMLKNHTLYPQFAIVQTNSDSRTTKYYGVRGIFNYYQLPRVRAPQYSSGEIIIRNGDDMIKVGWTVNPALNKDNIAHMFQYLSAGQSHCFNTLCPGFVSTNKDVSIDAGLVGSSKRGGLQRVISLFIYQDAKTKNWWLEICGIVLGYWPQQIFTKMADGATYVAVGGEAFNLPSQPLPPMGNGYYPSEELGITAFWHNFTVLDSNHQHIIPQQTEKYTTDWHYGVYDMMHGKEGRTICYGGTTM